The proteins below come from a single Micromonospora citrea genomic window:
- the hpt gene encoding hypoxanthine phosphoribosyltransferase: MADGSWYDADIDHVIISEAQIREKTAELAKQVSADYADVDDGLLLVCVLKGAVMFMADFARALGRNGPPAELEFMAVSSYGQGTTSSGVVRILKDLDRDIAGRHVVVVEDIVDSGLTLSWLLRYLESRSAASVEVVALFRKPDAVKVPVPVKYVGFDIPTEFVVGYGLDFGERYRELPYVGVLKPEVYARA; this comes from the coding sequence ATGGCTGACGGCTCCTGGTACGACGCCGACATCGACCACGTGATCATCTCCGAGGCGCAGATCCGCGAGAAGACCGCGGAACTCGCCAAGCAGGTCTCGGCGGACTACGCCGACGTCGATGACGGGCTCCTGCTGGTCTGCGTGCTCAAGGGCGCGGTGATGTTCATGGCCGACTTCGCCCGGGCGCTGGGCCGCAACGGGCCGCCCGCCGAACTGGAGTTCATGGCCGTCTCCTCCTACGGCCAGGGCACGACCTCCTCCGGCGTGGTCCGCATCCTCAAGGACCTGGACCGGGACATCGCCGGCCGGCACGTGGTCGTGGTCGAGGACATCGTCGACTCCGGCCTGACCCTCTCCTGGCTGCTGCGCTACCTGGAGTCCCGCTCGGCGGCCAGCGTCGAGGTCGTCGCGCTGTTCCGCAAGCCGGACGCCGTCAAGGTGCCGGTGCCGGTCAAGTACGTCGGCTTCGACATCCCCACCGAGTTCGTCGTCGGCTACGGCCTCGACTTCGGCGAGCGCTACCGCGAGCTGCCGTACGTCGGCGTGCTCAAGCCCGAGGTCTACGCCCGGGCCTGA
- a CDS encoding GlxA family transcriptional regulator translates to MLRSVAVIVMDGVATFELGVVAEVFGLDRTADGFPGYEFHVCSPDGGPVRTTSGFHLIPHGDLGHIEDADLVAVPAHGLSGTTPARVLDALRRAADRGAYVLSVCSGAFLLGEAGLLDGRECTTHWRYADELQRRHPTAKVRCNSLYVQDDRLLTSAGTAAGIDACLHLVRQEHGSATATRLARRMVVPPHRDGGQSQYVEAPIPETPEAPTLTPVLEWLMGHLDRPVTVDELAERAGMAPRTFARRFRAETGTTPHQWLTNQRVLLARRLLEETRLSVEAVADRAGFGDAAALRHHFVRRVGATPQTYRTTFRDRVGA, encoded by the coding sequence ATGCTCCGATCCGTCGCGGTCATCGTCATGGACGGGGTCGCGACGTTCGAGCTGGGCGTCGTCGCCGAGGTGTTCGGCCTGGACCGCACCGCCGACGGATTCCCGGGCTACGAGTTCCACGTGTGCAGCCCCGACGGCGGTCCGGTACGCACCACGTCGGGCTTCCACCTGATCCCGCACGGCGACCTCGGCCACATCGAGGACGCGGACCTGGTCGCCGTGCCGGCACACGGGCTGAGCGGCACCACCCCGGCCCGGGTGCTCGATGCGCTGCGCCGGGCCGCCGACCGGGGGGCGTACGTGTTGAGCGTCTGCTCCGGGGCGTTCCTGCTGGGCGAGGCCGGGCTGCTCGACGGCCGGGAGTGCACCACCCACTGGCGGTACGCCGACGAACTGCAGCGCCGCCACCCCACCGCGAAGGTCCGGTGCAACTCGCTCTACGTGCAGGACGACCGCCTGCTCACCAGCGCCGGCACGGCGGCCGGCATCGACGCCTGCCTGCACCTGGTCCGCCAGGAGCACGGCTCGGCGACGGCCACCCGGCTGGCCCGGCGGATGGTCGTCCCCCCACACCGCGACGGCGGGCAGTCCCAGTACGTCGAGGCGCCCATCCCGGAGACCCCCGAGGCGCCCACCCTTACGCCGGTGCTGGAGTGGCTGATGGGGCACCTCGACCGGCCGGTGACCGTCGACGAGCTGGCCGAGCGGGCCGGCATGGCCCCGCGCACCTTCGCCCGGCGGTTCCGGGCCGAGACGGGCACCACGCCGCACCAATGGCTGACCAACCAGCGGGTGCTGCTGGCCCGCCGGCTGCTGGAGGAGACCCGGCTCAGCGTGGAGGCCGTCGCCGACCGGGCCGGCTTCGGCGACGCGGCGGCGCTGCGGCACCACTTCGTCCGCCGGGTCGGCGCCACGCCGCAGACCTACCGGACCACGTTCCGCGACCGTGTCGGGGCCTGA